A single region of the Sorghum bicolor cultivar BTx623 chromosome 7, Sorghum_bicolor_NCBIv3, whole genome shotgun sequence genome encodes:
- the LOC8064325 gene encoding indole-2-monooxygenase isoform X2: MCHLLDLAHQLSHPTSSSPLVVVLAKWLLLLVVPLLLLLHYYTSRRSSRRHGSDDDKQLLPPSPPGLPIIGHLHLVGELPHVSLRDLATKHAGGGLMLLRLGSVPTLVVTSPPAAEAIMRTHDHVFASRPTSTVSDDLLYGSSDIAFSPYGEHWRQARKLVTTHLLTVKKVNSYCRSRKEEVSLVMDKIREAATAGTAVDMSTMMNTFANDIVSRAVSGKFFRAEGRNKLFRELVEANTSLFGGFNLEDYFPVLARSLGFLSRRFLLNRAQETHKRWDELLETILSDHERRNSSLRRHDGGDFTDLLLSVQKEYGMTRNHVKAILMDMFAAGTDTSSLVLEFAMAELMRNPQQMAKLQGEVRKHTPEGQKMVEEEDLASMPYLRAVVKETLRLRAPVPLLVPHLSMADCIVNGYHVPSGTRVIVNAWALGRDPESWEKPEEFMPERFVDGGSAAAGVDFKGNHFQFLPFGAGRRICPGLNFGIATVEIMLANLMYCFDWQLPMGMEEKDVDMTEVFGITVHLKERLMLVPSLPCADAPGTGRQSSLLHASSSRTNDLE, translated from the exons ATGTGTCACCTGCTGGATTTGGCACACCAACTCTCGCACCCGACCTCCTCTTCTCCCTTAGTCGTCGTTCTAGCAAAATGGCTACTATTGCTCGTCGTTCCTCTCCTGCTCCTGCTGCACTACTACACCTCCCGGCGGTCAAGCCGCCGTCATGGCAGCGATGACGACAAGCAGCTGCTTCCGCCGTCGCCTCCCGGGCTGCCAATCATCGGCCACCTTCACCTCGTCGGAGAACTCCCTCACGTCTCCCTCCGCGACCTCGCCACAAAGCATGCCGGCGGCGGCCTGATGCTCCTCCGCCTTGGCTCTGTCCCCACCCTCGTCGTGACATCTCCGCCGGCTGCGGAGGCGATCATGCGCACGCACGACCACGTGTTTGCGTCGCGGCCCACGTCCACTGTCAGCGACGACCTCCTGTACGGGTCCTCTGACATCGCCTTCTCCCCCTACGGCGAGCACTGGCGGCAGGCCAGAAAGCTTGTCACCACGCACCTCTTGACCGTCAAGAAGGTGAACTCATATTGCCGTTCCCGCAAAGAAGAG GTGAGCTTGGTGATGGACAAGATAAGAGAGGCAGCGACCGCGGGCACGGCCGTGGACATGAGCACGATGATGAACACGTTCGCCAACGACATCGTGAGCCGCGCCGTGTCGGGCAAGTTCTTCCGAGCAGAAGGCCGGAACAAGCTCTTCCGAGAGCTGGTGGAGGCCAACACTTCTTTGTTTGGAGGGTTCAACCTAGAAGACTACTTCCCAGTGCTGGCGAGGTCGTTAGGTTTCCTTAGCAGAAGGTTTCTGCTCAACAGGGCACAGGAGACGCACAAGAGATGGGACGAGCTGCTTGAAACCATACTGAGCGACCACGAGAGAAGAAACTCCTCTCTGCGTCGCCATGACGGAGGTGACTTCACTGATCTGTTGCTCTCGGTCCAGAAAGAGTATGGTATGACTAGAAATCATGTCAAAGCCATCCTGATG GACATGTTTGCTGCAGGCACAGACACGTCATCCTTGGTCCTGGAGTTCGCCATGGCTGAGCTGATGCGCAACCCACAGCAGATGGCCAAGCTACAAGGAGAAGTCCGGAAGCACACACCAGAGGGGCAGAAAATGGTGGAGGAAGAGGACCTAGCCAGCATGCCCTACCTGAGAGCTGTCGTGAAGGAGACGCTGAGGTTGCGCGCTCCTGTCCCGCTGCTCGTCCCTCACCTCTCCATGGCGGACTGCATCGTCAATGGCTACCATGTCCCCTCTGGCACTCGGGTCATTGTCAACGCATGGGCGCTTGGCAGAGACCCAGAGTCATGGGAGAAGCCGGAGGAGTTCATGCCGGAGAGGTTCGTCGACGGTGGCAGCGCTGCTGCCGGCGTCGACTTCAAAGGGAACCACTTCCAGTTCCTGCCGTTTGGAGCTGGACGAAGGATCTGCCCTGGCCTCAACTTTGGGATTGCTACTGTTGAGATCATGCTGGCAAACCTCATGTACTGCTTTGACTGGCAGCTCCCCATGGGCATGGAGGAGAAGGATGTTGACATGACAGAGGTGTTTGGAATCACGGTGCATCTTAAGGAGAGGCTCATGCTTGTTCCCAGCCTTCCTTGTGCTGATGCACCTGGAACTGGTCGTCAGTCGTCACTGCTCCATGCAAGCTCGTCGCGCACAAATGATTTGGAGTAA
- the LOC110436858 gene encoding uncharacterized protein LOC110436858 translates to MGTLDVEEKARAKDTHGKDVESSSANVVQKKKQFAFRNKKKNKQENKQGANPKPKQTATFKKKKAEGGCFVCGSDDHWASGCPDRKFKREEKKSVNMVIGEAEGGTSGPATLEPY, encoded by the exons ATGGGaactcttgatgttgaggagaaggcgagagcaaaagatacacatgggaaagacgttgagtcttctagtgccaatgtggtgcagaagaaaaagcaattcgcattccgtaataagaaaaagaacaagcaagagaacAAGCAAGGAGCAAACCCGAAGCCAAAACAAACTGCAActtttaagaagaaaaaggcaGAAGGAGGCTGCTTTGTTTGCGGTAGCGATGACCACTGGGCGAGTGGTTGTCCAGACCGCAAATTTAAACGAGAAGAGAAAAAGTCAGTAAACATGGTCATTGGCGAGGCTGAAGGAGGAACATCTGG GCCGGCAACACTGGAGCCTTACTGA
- the LOC8064327 gene encoding indole-2-monooxygenase, whose amino-acid sequence MADAQGHYDQIEELVPANSKSPPQVALVVSILLVCPLLVLLLRRLFGTTTTTPSTAREQLLSKLPSPPSRLPIVGHLHLVGPLPHISLRDLSTKHGRDGLMLLHLGAVPTLIVSSPSAAQAVLRTQDHIFASRAYSPVTDILFYGSTDVAFSPYGEHWRQVKKIVTTHLLTNKKVRSYRHAREHEVRLVVAKIREAATAGTAIDLSELLNAFANDIVCHAVSGKFFREEGRNKLFRELVEANSSLIGGFNVEDYFPVLVKLDIIKRMVCAKAQKVNKMWDDLLNTLIDDHASRPASERDGEESDFIDVLLSLQQEYNLTRDHIKAQLVVMFEAGTDTSFIVLEYAMAQLMRNPRLMNKLQAEVRSTIAKGKEIVTEDELNSLAYLKAVIKETLRLHMPAPLMVPHLSMADCNIEGYTIPSGTRAIVNSWALARDPSYWEKADEFMPERFMEGGSAAAMDNKGNDFQYLPFGAGRRICPGINFASSSIEVMLANLIYHFNWELPMELAETGIDMTESFGVTVHRTEKLLLVPIAAQD is encoded by the exons ATGGCTGACGCTCAAGGCCACTACGATCAGATTGAGGAGCTGGTGCCGGCGAATTCCAAGTCTCCTCCACAGGTGGCCCTAGTGGTCTCTATCCTGCTCGTCTGTCCTCTGCTCGTCCTCCTCCTGCGCCGCCTCTttggaacgacgacgacgacgccatcGACGGCCAGAGAACAGCTGCTGAGCAAGCTGCCTTCGCCTCCAAGCAGGCTCCCCATCGTCGGCCACCTGCACCTCGTCGGCCCCCTACCGCACATCTCTCTCCGCGACCTCTCTACCAAGCATGGCCGTGATGGCCTCATGCTCCTCCACCTCGGCGCCGTCCCTACGCTGATCGTCTCCTCGCCGAGCGCCGCGCAGGCCGTGCTCCGCACGCAGGACCACATCTTCGCGTCCAGGGCCTACTCCCCGGTCACCGACATCCTCTTCTACGGCTCCACGGACGTCGCCTTTTCGCCCTACGGCGAGCACTGGCGCCAGGTCAAGAAGATCGTCACCACGCACCTCCTCACCAACAAGAAGGTCCGGTCCTACCGCCATGCACGCGAGCATGAG GTGAGGTTGGTGGTCGCTAAGATCCGTGAGGCCGCCACCGCAGGCACTGCTATCGACCTGAGCGAACTGCTCAACGCCTTCGCAAACGACATCGTGTGTCACGCTGTGTCTGGCAAGTTCTTCAGAGAGGAAGGCCGGAACAAACTTTTCCGGGAGCTCGTCGAGGCGAACTCGTCACTCATAGGGGGTTTCAACGTAGAGGACTACTTCCCGGTGCTGGTGAAGCTGGACATCATCAAGAGGATGGTTTGTGCAAAGGCACAAAAAGTGAACAAGATGTGGGACGATTTGCTCAATACGCTCATCGATGACCATGCAAGCAGGCCAGCGTCAGAACGTGATGGGGAGGAGAGTGACTTCATCGATGTCTTGCTCTCCCTTCAACAAGAATATAACCTCACCAGAGATCATATTAAGGCACAGCTGGTG GTCATGTTTGAAGCTGGCACAGATACATCATTCATAGTGCTGGAATACGCGATGGCTCAGCTCATGCGAAACCCCCGCCTCATGAACAAGCTACAAGCCGAGGTGAGAAGCACTATAGCCAAGGGAAAAGAGATAGTTACCGAAGACGAGCTTAACAGTTTAGCCTACCTAAAGGCAGTCATCAAAGAGACACTCCGACTCCATATGCCGGCACCACTCATGGTGCCCCATCTCTCCATGGCTGATTGCAACATAGAAGGATACACGATACCTTCAGGAACACGTGCCATTGTTAATAGCTGGGCTCTTGCAAGAGATCCTAGCTATTGGGAGAAAGCAGATGAGTTCATGCCTGAGCGGTTCATGGAAGGTGGTAGCGCCGCAGCTATGGACAATAAGGGAAACGATTTTCAATACTTGCCATTTGGGGCAGGGCGAAGGATATGCCCGGGTATAAATTTTGCAAGTTCTTCTATCGAAGTCATGCTGGCAAATCTTATCTACCACTTTAATTGGGAGTTACCTATGGAGTTAGCAGAGACTGGCATCGATATGACTGAATCATTTGGGGTGACGGTGCATCGTACGGAGAAACTCCTTCTTGTCCCTATAGCTGCACAAGATTAA